The Hypomesus transpacificus isolate Combined female chromosome 6, fHypTra1, whole genome shotgun sequence genomic interval CAAGCTCTGTTGGAGGTATCGGGCCTGTGTTAGTCCCGCACTGGTTTCGAACTGGCCACCcctgacatcccaagcgccattgctaccaactacgccaacgaaaagctagcaatttgtCAATGTGGGTGGCCTCTTACATacatgaggagtgagtttcacctacacacaccggctacatgtATGAActcttgttctgagcaggtgttgtcagtgaacaagctgtaaaactgttggttaagacacacatgaaaaactgatgctaattatctgggaaacattttctaacagcagtcaagttgtcattgtttgtgtcaaacaagtgaatttgttgtaacattaaaacaggagatcatgactgtgctcaaagtgatgctcgagctccagtggtttgctttgtaggtgaacaaaactttcggaagacgttgtagcagaatcacgaaacATTACAggatatgttttttttccatttgttgttgcattaaatcttagggccgatttatacttctccgactccgttacggacagacgcacgcacacacggagtcggacggattggttgaatttatactactccaacggctctgcgtgctgaaagcaattcaccgccagaacagtagacagcgctgcactgcgatgctagctaggttatcgaaaagtcggagcaaatttacaaatgagccgtttcatctataaaataagcacattatcagcaactacactgcccatttctcgtcatattttaattcagatgctgatttacatgtactgtttagctgaaaaatTAATTGTAATAACCTACAACAATGgtggtcaaaggattctgttttcttgttgtttctTGTTGTGGTCACGGCACCCCTGACTCAAGCAGTTCTTAATACCGACCAATCACAggcaaggggtatccgtaaaatgacggacggacgaatagtcaggaaaatcaggaggtgcacgcagagctctgcgaggggctcgtagagggcacggagagggagttccttgacggagagggcgttccctgtgtgcgtgtccgcaaaaacgcagaagtataaattggcctttacccagatacaatggtgctattttctgATAGGCTATTGTGTAGAGTAgaccattttctttttttgattggctgataagtggcaggctcgaccaagaactccaggggagaggCGCTTGATTCCTGccagttccatagtgagagtgaaTAGCATTCACAAAAAAAGTGTtcctactgttgttttgttataaaaacgtTCCATAAGCCACTTCGAAATATACACCGCATGCAAAAAATATCACAGATTACCCGAATTTACCCTacacaataataatattaataacaatAAACTAAAATATAAACCACCATCCGAACAAGAGAATACTCCTGAAGAACTAGGTATTTTCAGTTCTAATTCACTATATGTACGCATCACTTCCACATATTGCATAAGCCTGGTCAACAACTTCCGGTAGCTGGCAGTTGCTCAAGTTCCCACACAAAATGTCTTcccaaaatgacaatcacatttacatttacatttatgcatttagcagacacttttatccaaagcgacttccaagagagagctttacaaaagagcataggtcactgttcataacaacgaggtagtcccaaacattgcaagcagccaaaacatgaagcatacattgtgaaaaaactaaacaagtgccaaaagggaagacccataagagcatgcagttatacaagttacaaattaaacccataagagcatgcaattatacgttacaaattaaaacaacatgaaccacaaaaaaagtgcgggactgtacctgtagaagaacaatcaatagtaaaatatttcacagcgggtacaagacttaacttcgttataactaacctacaagagcaacaagtcactcaataggagtcattgtgatcctggaggaaactaacaacaggtccgtTGTActaccggaacaagtgcgtcttgagccttttcttgaaggtggggagacagtcagtgtccctgatggaggtggggagctgggttccaccattggggggccaggcaggagaagagcttgtgttgggaccgggcagtcttgagcggtgggaccaccaggcggttgtctgaggaagaccgtaggtgacgggtgtaaggttgcaggagagacttgatgtagtcgggtgcagtcccgttcactgttcAATCACCGATGTACATAGGATTTCACTTATTTATCCTTGAAATTAGTGTGCAGCAGGggtcagaaacacagacacagaacagcAACGCCAAATGCCAACAACATGGCATTGTATGTTGCTACCCTTCAAGCAAGAGGGAAAAGAGGTTCAAATTGAACATTTCGAGCTACATCAACAATTACAAAGGTAAAGTTTATCTAACTCACACAGTAAAAGTAGCTAGCAATCactaagtagctagctagctaacagatTTGAGCAATAacattagctaggctagctagttaaATCTCTGAGCTACATTATAATGAACTTAATTATCTGATTGTCGGCGTGCTTGCTTGTTGTTGATGTTACCAGAAAAATCATTGGTCTGTTCCCTATGGATAATGTTACACATCTTTCTCAGTTTTTAACAACGATCTGGAAACAGGAGAGATCTCTGTGAGGGCGACCTGTTATCGGTCGATGAAAAATAATTGGGGTGAAGAGAGCAATAGCTTCAGGTTAACAGCCTGTTCTGGTTATTAATCAGatggggatcagatggctgagctgttagggagtcggactattaatcagaaggttgttggttcgattcccgggggTGCCAAATGCCGTtgttcactctacttgcctcgggaggaatgtccctgtactcactgtaagtcgctctggataagagcgtctgctaaatgactaaatgtaaagtaaatgTAACTGGCCAATTGGGATACGTTATTACATTAGACGCCTTAGCTGTTACACAGGGACTCTGAAAACAGGGCGAAAGCTAGAATTAGCATTTAGATTTGACTAACGATTGAGCAATAAACTCTCTGAAATACTAATACGTTCTATACTTTAAAGGTCCCATTACATGAAaatttcactttaggaggttatttaacattaatatgagtacccctagcctgcctttggtcccccagtggctagaaatttcgaAAGgcgtaaaccaagccctgggtattcttctccgcctttgagaaaatgaaagctcaaacgttCGGTTTAGAAATTCTTCTCCTTATGTCATCATAAggagaaaggttacctcccctttctctgctttgtccTCACAGAGGActtggcccaccaatgagaaaatgagctacgaccATGCAAGCgcgatattgttttttcctcgagacatcatggcttgcaaacgaccaaagcatggcagttagtcctgcctctttcttcctcatagcatttaaaactacagacacagagatggcacatcctgaggaaagcttACTGTGGCACTGCtcatagtggctgtaattctgcactaAGGCTGAATTTCCGGAAAGAGACTTCAGTACAGTAGTACTGGACCACTAAGGccaatataaaagcatccaaaaacagcatggcATGGGATCTTTAAAGCCTGTATttgcaaaataaataataatcaaTAATTTATGTACCTTATCCAATACCATATGAAAGTAGTTACTTACTATCAGCTCAAGACAGCAACAGGAGAAAACTTCATTATTTCTCCTTTTTTGAGTGAGAACAGAAACATTTGGTGTAGCTGAGCCTTTTACGGTTACAAAACCGAGACATTTTAAATTGCGTTAATAGTAAAATAGGTAAATTTCTGCATCCTAACACTAAGGATAACACCCAAACAGCATGCGCACTCTGCCTAGTCATAAGCACACCTGCCAAGAGCCTACCTGTCAAGGCCCTGTTCAGTTACTGTTTACCACAAAGCAGACATAAACTTTATTACTGAGACTAAAGGTTGCTAGTTTCCATATGGCATAGTTTAAACTGAGATAGAAAACTGTTCTGAACCATTCTGAAATATGTCCATGCTGCAGAAACAGGTGATCGTGTTGGTACTGGCCTCTCTGGTCAGCTCGTACTATGTAAGTGTGGTGGATACATGTCTTATGATCAGGAGGGttattgtatatgtgtgtgctgtTTCATATGGTATTTATTGAATAATGACTATGCTATGTGTGAATTGTTGAGATGTCCTAAATCCTGAAAGTATATTTGTGTGCAGATACCTCTCTCACCACAGTCTCTGGTGCATGGTAGGttaaacatatatatacaaCATCAGCATACTATATCTTACCACTTGTTAAATACAAGTGTCTGCAATGTCCTTCATTTGAGCAATGATGTTATTCTATTTCAATGTAGACGTTTATGAAAATGGTGAGGATGAAAATCCACTGCTTAATTTGGGTGAGTTGAAACAATCAAATACGCTTTTGTGCATTTAAAACTTATACTTGCAATATTCAATGTCACGTTTGTACTTTGTCTAATATATTTCCTGCAAACTAAAAGCTTTTTCCCTGCTTCAAGATGCAGAGGGGGACTCTGACCTGATTGAAGGGGACATCCTTGTTCCAGTGAGTTTTATAACATTGAGTGAATGTTCCGTTTTTAATCAGAGCTTCTCAATCAGAATTTATACTGTGAACTTCTACAACTTTTTTTATGCCGTTCATCCTTAACAGAAAGGACGCAATGCTCTGATTGACACAAAGTACAGATGGAAATTTCCCATTCCCTACATTCTGTCTGATGACTTGGGTGAGTGTGTTGCCATAAAGAGCCCCTGTGTTTGCTCTATTTTGGGGAAACACCACAGTAGCAGGGTTTGAAAcatgccctctccctccccagatcTGAACGCTAAAGGCTGTGTCCACCAGGCTTTTGAGATGTATCGCCTGAAGTCCTGCGTAGACTTCAAGCCCTACGCTGGAGAGAAGACCTACATCAAGTTTGAGAAGCGGGGAGGGTAAGACACAAAacttttaaaatatgttttttttttaatcaaattgcaagcAGGAGCAAACCACTTGACAGCACTGTATTACAGTAAGAAAGCCCTGTATTACAGCCTTGACTCTTCTCATAACCTAATATTAAGTCGATGGATGTTACAATCCATCTAAAttgggatgggtgtagctcaggggcagagcatttgactgcatacCAAGAGTTCACAGGTTCAAACTCCCTCCTGCATGCTGTTTTTTTATAATGAAATACATTGTGAtgatcatgtctctctctgcaggtgttTCTCCAGCGTGGGCGACCAGCAGGCTGGCCAGGTCCTGTCTCTGGGAACCGGCTGTGACCACAAGGCTGTGATCGAGCACGAGCTCCTCCACGCGCTGGGCTTCTACCACGAGCAGTCTCGCGCCGACCGGGACGACTACGTCAAGATCTGGCTAGACCAGGTCACTCCAGGTCAGACCGCGGGCTAACAGCCTTCAGCACTCACCTGAGACTGGTTTTGATATGTGATTGGATGAGCATGTAAACTGTTTGCCATAGGTTAACTATTGAACAAATTCAACAGATAAACTATTTTAATCAAATGAGATTAGATGTTTTGGACCTACAAATGTTTATGTTTTACTGTGTTTTGACAGGGCTGGAACATAATTTCAATAAATACAACGACGACTTCATCACCGACCAGAACACCCCGTATGATTATGAGTCGGTGATGCACTACCGCCCGTACTCCTTCAACAAGAATGACAGCGtgcccaccatcaccaccaacaTCCCCGCCTTCAACAACATCATCGGACAGTACCTGGATCTCAGCACACTGGACACCCTCAGACTCAACAGGATGTACAACTGCTGTGAGAACAGAGAAACACTATATTTGTTTGAGAGACTTTTAGGGACCAGCATAAAATTACATTATGTAATTTGTGTTATAATGTACTTGCAGTACAGTATTCCAATACTGCAACGTGGTATGATTACAGAACTAATACAGTATGATTAACAGTACCTGGTCATGTTTTTAAACTAAGCTTGTCTTTTACAAGTAATTTGTGTAGAACTGTTTGTGATATGCTGCTGTAACGCTGCAATTTCCCCTACGTAAATAAAGTATTtatctttttttccctctctctgcctctctctacctccccctcttgccctctctctacctccccctcttgccctttctctccctcccccccttgccctctctccccctcccccccactagCTGGCCCTCTCACTATGCTGGACCAGTGTGCGTTTGAGAACATCAATATCTGTGGGATGATCCAGAGTCAGACGGATGAGGCTGACTGGGAACACCTGCTGGGCGCTGCGGGCTCAGAGGACCACACCCTGCTGGGACGctgcagaggtcagaggtcaccttCAGACCTGGCTGCTGCTCTTACTGCTAACATGATCAATTATGAAAGAACATTTAGGGTTAAGGTCTGTTCACACGTCTTCAATATCATCCATGTTAGCTGAGCAGCCTGTCTCTGGGTGCTACATTTTAGATGCTGGCTATTTCATGCACTTCAGCAGCCAGAGGGGCGGCGCTCAGGAGTCAGCTCTGCTGGAGTCCAGGATCCTGTTCCCCCACAGGCAGCAGCAGTGTCTGCAGCTTTTCTACAGGATGACGGGCAGCCCACAGGACAGGCTTGTGGTCTGGGTCAGGATGGACGATGGCACGGGGACCGTCCGCAAGATGAAGAAGATACACACCTTCAATGGTattgagtatgtgtgtgggcctggtggatgtgtgtgtgtggagctggtgAGTGTGCAcctggtgaatgtgtgtgtgagcctggtGTAAGCAGACACTTGTTTTGGACTTGCTGTATGAATGAAGTGTCTTGCAGTGTGTGTTTCTTGCTGTGCCTCTCAGGGGATTCTGACCACACCTGGAAGATCGCCCACGTTcccatggaggtgggagagaaGTTCCGCTACGCATTCCAGGGCGTGCGAGGGGACCCCACCTCTTCCACGGGGGGGATCTCCCTCGACGACATCACCCTGTCAGAGACACACTGCCCCAACGCCGTGTGGACGATCCACAACTTCTCCAGGATCCTGGTGGAGGCTAACAGCAGCATGGCGATGGACAGCCCTCGCTTCTACAGCCCCGAGGGCTACGGGTACGGCCTGCGCTTGAAGCCCGACTCCGGCTACAGCGACTACACGGGCCGCTACGCCGGCCTGTACTTCCACCTGGCCAGCGGAGAGAACGACGGTGTGCTGCAGTGGCCGGCCGTCAATAGGCAGGCCACGCTGGTGGTCATGGACCAGGACCCCGACGTCCTGCTCAGGATGTCGTCAGCACGTAGCCTGACCACAGACATGAGGACCAGTACGTGGGCCGTGAAGGATCTTTTGTTTCTATAATCAGTGAACTAACCCTTTAatggtgtcattgtgtgtgtgtgtgtcatcgtgTGTGTCATCGTGTGTGTGCCCCCAGCCCCCGAGGGAACCCTTTTCTGGGACAACCCCACCAAGGTGGGTACGTTTGACCCCAGCTGTGGCTGCTACCGTGGAGAATCCTGGGGCTGGCGTAACTTCATCAAGCACTTCGACCTGCAGCGACGCAGCTACCTCAAGAACGACGACCTCATCATCTTTGTCGACTTTGAGGGTGAGCAAAACCTGAATGTCACTTCTGGTGGAGTGGTCTGCATTGACCAAGTACAGTGCAAGTTACGATCCCAACTGATTATATGTTATTGATACATAATCTACAGTGTGTAAACAACCAAGTTTTATAGAGTAATTGGGGTGTgcctgccttcggcgagcacaaaccattgttctctctcatatatatttatttattattattttgatttatttttgcccccctaagcctcagtcaatatttgtacTATATACACAACGTCGGTGTCAAAGGTCTTGGTagagattgagttgcttgtattgttccgttgcacagtttaggaggttacaacgtttttgtggcgaaaagtgtctttagtcgacgaagggtactctgtgctagctacgtcaccacgtcaacacacgttagcaacgacgcatggatttAACATGATaaagacgttctagcacgcaaattggagcttggattatgagtgaatgCCACCCCCCAAAATTTCCAACaattggactttgttgagaaagcgatttcgagagGAACTGCCATCTcagattttttatttaggtcgtgaaagtcttcgagtgcgggtcgcccgtgagaccgcctagtcttttaggcggcagccatgcttgAAAGCGTCACAGTAGTATATttgtaattttatagttcaattttacactaaaaaacagaaagagggaaatgttatgacgatatgactattgtgaagacagccaggtggtgagattttaatgtaggttgctgtaaaaactttgatttgtttgcctcgtgagagccccgtcagcctccattgacgattgcggcagcaacaacagtgttgtcactcgttgacaacagtgttgtcgatctgcgtctgatgatctgcgtctcctgcctggccccccagtggtggaatcacctccccacctccatcagagacacagactgtctctccaccttcaagagaaggctcaagacgcacttgttccgggagtacggagagaacggtacttaggaatggtttgttgaacccaacgctagtttcctcaaggatcacaatgactcgtGCTTAGACTGtagctcttgttggttagtggtagctgatttaaactgttgtattatatttaatcctatttttattgctttcctacaggtacacttgcacttagagattcatgttgtgtaattgtaatttgcttaacttcatgctcttatggtttcttccctgtagcacttatttttggttgttcacaatgtgtacttctgtttttggctacctgcaatgctttggggctatcttgttgttattatcagtgacctatgcactttgtaaagctctctcttggaagtcgctttggataaaagcgtctgctaaatgaataaatgtaaatgtgatgagtattttcttaatttcgtaccagggtcaatttgacatcaaaatggagagcagtgttttaaagatatggcgattgtgaagacagccaacacgtcagcatatttttgtgatttgtttaaaacttggaatttgagtgagacagtgtcttgttttgacgttagcctcagagtcacagactcggcttgccctctggcagtgtgtcaaaagaaacattctaattttgggcgctttcaaacaatcagtgaagtgtggctagcaactAGCTTCACTCTACTAAACTTCTTTTatattagccatgtccccctaaattaatgtcaaacgtatttacgttttggggggcatattttcagttaatagacggtactatttgaatcgcaattccatctgaaatactgccagtgacaacgttgttacagtagcttgttctCAAGGGGGTTCGCTTTTTTTAAAgcgtgttcttaatgaattttGCTA includes:
- the mep1a.1 gene encoding meprin A, alpha (PABA peptide hydrolase), tandem duplicate 1 isoform X2; translation: MSMLQKQVIVLVLASLVSSYYIPLSPQSLVHDVYENGEDENPLLNLEGDSDLIEGDILVPKGRNALIDTKYRWKFPIPYILSDDLDLNAKGCVHQAFEMYRLKSCVDFKPYAGEKTYIKFEKRGGCFSSVGDQQAGQVLSLGTGCDHKAVIEHELLHALGFYHEQSRADRDDYVKIWLDQVTPGLEHNFNKYNDDFITDQNTPYDYESVMHYRPYSFNKNDSVPTITTNIPAFNNIIGQYLDLSTLDTLRLNRMYNCSGPLTMLDQCAFENINICGMIQSQTDEADWEHLLGAAGSEDHTLLGRCRDAGYFMHFSSQRGGAQESALLESRILFPHRQQQCLQLFYRMTGSPQDRLVVWVRMDDGTGTVRKMKKIHTFNGDSDHTWKIAHVPMEVGEKFRYAFQGVRGDPTSSTGGISLDDITLSETHCPNAVWTIHNFSRILVEANSSMAMDSPRFYSPEGYGYGLRLKPDSGYSDYTGRYAGLYFHLASGENDGVLQWPAVNRQATLVVMDQDPDVLLRMSSARSLTTDMRTTPEGTLFWDNPTKVGTFDPSCGCYRGESWGWRNFIKHFDLQRRSYLKNDDLIIFVDFEDITSLIKTEVPV
- the mep1a.1 gene encoding meprin A, alpha (PABA peptide hydrolase), tandem duplicate 1 isoform X1; translated protein: MSMLQKQVIVLVLASLVSSYYIPLSPQSLVHDVYENGEDENPLLNLDAEGDSDLIEGDILVPKGRNALIDTKYRWKFPIPYILSDDLDLNAKGCVHQAFEMYRLKSCVDFKPYAGEKTYIKFEKRGGCFSSVGDQQAGQVLSLGTGCDHKAVIEHELLHALGFYHEQSRADRDDYVKIWLDQVTPGLEHNFNKYNDDFITDQNTPYDYESVMHYRPYSFNKNDSVPTITTNIPAFNNIIGQYLDLSTLDTLRLNRMYNCSGPLTMLDQCAFENINICGMIQSQTDEADWEHLLGAAGSEDHTLLGRCRDAGYFMHFSSQRGGAQESALLESRILFPHRQQQCLQLFYRMTGSPQDRLVVWVRMDDGTGTVRKMKKIHTFNGDSDHTWKIAHVPMEVGEKFRYAFQGVRGDPTSSTGGISLDDITLSETHCPNAVWTIHNFSRILVEANSSMAMDSPRFYSPEGYGYGLRLKPDSGYSDYTGRYAGLYFHLASGENDGVLQWPAVNRQATLVVMDQDPDVLLRMSSARSLTTDMRTTPEGTLFWDNPTKVGTFDPSCGCYRGESWGWRNFIKHFDLQRRSYLKNDDLIIFVDFEDITSLIKTEVPV